GCTCATAATCTAGAAGATTTCGAATCCTCAGTTCGTTCGTTTCAGTTTCTGCTTATACACTACATTTTTGGAATGAGCCGGTAGGGCGATGCTAATTTTGCTCTCGGCTGACGTTAGGTGCAATTCCGGTGTGAAGCCAACTGGTCTGCTCAGTGCAGCAACGACTTCCTGTGCAATTTTGGCGACCACGGGCATCACGACAGAGTTTCCGAACTGCCGATAAGCTTGTGTATCTGAGACCGGAATTTTGTGAGATTCCGGATAGCCCATAAGCCTAGCGCATTCGCGTGGTGTCAGGCGACGCGGAATGCGCCCCGAACCCTGATCGATCAGGATTTCAGAGCCATCCTTGTGATAACGCGCGCTCAGAGTTCGTGCGGTCATTGTTCCGTCCACCTTGCCGAAGCCGAAACCGTTGCCGGCAGCGGCATGCTTCTTGGCGTAGTTTTGCAAATACTCCCACAGCTTCGGTGTGAGAGTGTATTTCGGGTCTACTTCTTTATCCAAGATCGACGCGAGTTTAGGGCCTTTGGCCGGGAACTTTGGGAACTCGAAATACCTGGGGGTTTTAAAACCGACTAGGAAAATGCGCTCCCGGTGTTGAGGAACAAGCCCGATGGCATCGATTACCTTGTAATAGACCTGATAGCCGAGAGCTTCGGTAAGGGTCTCGTGTATGACTTTGAAGGTGCGCCCGCCATCGTGGCTCTTGAGGTTTTTGACGTTCTCCAAGACAAACGCTTCTGGTTTGTGGTAATCAAGTATGTCGGCGATCGAGAAAAACAGGTTGCCCTGTTTCTCGTCATCGAAGCCATGTTTGCGCCCAAGACTGTTTTTCTTAGAGACACCAGCTAAGCTGAAGGGCTGGCACGGAAAGCCGCCGCAGAGAATATCATGTTCTGGTATATCGGCTACCGCTACGGAATGAATATCTCCGACAGGCTTGTGCCCGAAATTGGCCTCATAAGTGATCTGCGAGTATTTATCCCAATCGCTCGAGAACACGCATTTGGCACCCACGCTTTCAAAGGCATAGCGGAATCCGCCAATGCCGCAGAAGAGATCAATAAAACGTAGGGGATGGTGCGGTGTGCTTCCATTTACACTATACGCTCCTTGTTCCTCCTTGATGCAGGAGGTCTTTTTCTTTTTGTGAGCAATCTTAGTATTCAAGTGGGTTATGGATTTAAAGTCACGTCGGCTATGAGCAAGCCCTGTCACGTCTTTCCGCCAGAATAGCTGCAATGACTGACAGCCTTATGTCAGGAGGCACATAGTATGGCTCAAAGGTAAGCAGCACGCGGCTCCGGACTTTCGTTCGTGACCTGACGGCCTGTCCGCTGGCCCCTATATAACCATCGTGGCGGAAGATTACACGCTGAATGCGATGCGTTGTCCCGGCCCATCCGGCCGTGGAATCACAATTCCGAATCCCATGACAGGTAGGTTCTCCCTAGGCTTTCCCGAAGCGAGCAGTTCCCTAGTCGGATAAAACAGGAGGACACCGGTCCGTTTCCGCGGTTTGAGGCTGGATTCAAAATTACCTTCCGCTCCCCCCACCAGCCACTTCGCAAATGCGAGGTGCTTCGGAGAGGAATACACACCGAACCGGGATGCTGTTTCCAATCGGGTGCGGGAAATACATTCGAAGCTTTCTGGCCCGACATTCCACGGTCGTGCGTCTCCACTGATCTGCGGCGCAAGGAATAGCCAAGAGTCCACTGGCGCTAAATTCCGACTGAGAAATTCAATCTCTGCGGCTATCGGGTTGTCGGTCCTGTCCCATTTGGTTCCACTCAGCAGAGACACCACTTCTGCATGAGATGCCAGTGCCCATTTGTATTTGATACCGGGCGATCGCGAACCGGATGCAGAGACCTCCACCTCGGCTATCCTGAGTTTAGAGATGAATTTTGAAAAAAGCCGTTCATTGGTCTTACGCCCCGAGCTCGCGGCGGCTTGGCTCGTCGGCTCGCGGTAGTCAAACGCGGCCCACGTGATTCTGGCATAATACATCTTGGCCCGCGATGTCGGCCGAAGGCGGGGATGCGAATTAAACACTAAGGCGGGCACCTCAAGGGGAGTTATGCCGCCCTTCCCTTCATACATTGCCAGCTGGGCTCGAAAATCTTCCTCGTCGCGGCACATTAATTCAAACGCACGGTAGAGATCGATGGTCGCATTGCCGGTCTTGCTGACTGGTTCAGACCTTCCTATGAACAGCCTCACCAGATCGGAGAAGCCGGGCCTGTAACCGAACCAGCGCCCCATCTGCATGAGTGTATCTTGCATTTTGGACCGGCGCCGGAAATAGGAGACCGTCAAGCCTTCGATCGTGTAGCCGCGTGACAGCTTTGTCCCTCCAACGATTATTTTCCACACGCCTCCGCGGGCGTCAAAGTCGGGAACTTCCGCGCCCTCCGCGCTGTTCACCATCAGGACGGGACTCTTGCCTTTCCGGATCTCATCCAGCGCAGCACCAAGATACGGCCGCAGTTCGGAAAGGTTTTTCGGCATCCGCAATCCATGGAGCTGTCCACGGTCTTTCCAGACCGGCCGGATGTCGTCATCCAGCAGCTTCTGTAGGCGCGGCGCGTAGGAACTGGGCGAGTCGTATCCGGCCTTCCTCCACAGTGCCTCAATCCTCCGGACCAGGAGCTTGTGGTCATCCTTGCTGACCGAATGATGAACCAGCATTGTATGGTGCTTAAATTCCAGTCCGTCCTTTTCTTCCCGGAATTTCTTGATGGCGCCTGTCAGGACAAAGAGGTCCAACGCCTCCAGTAGGCGGTCATCTCCTGGGGCCTCTCTTGTCGGTATGTCCCTTATATAGGCCTTTTCGTTTGAAAGATGGCCCGGTTCTACTGGTTCGAAGTCGATGAATTCCTGGGCGCCCATGTAGCCGCCCGGCCGCGGGAGCGAGATGATGAAGCTGCGCGGATAGATGTCCTGGGAATCCTTCGGGTTGATGAATACGTTTGCAAAGGGAGTCGCGGTGTATCCGAGGTAGTTGGCGCGGGGTAGCAGCTTCAGGATGGCGACAATGTCCTCGTTGATTGCGCTTCTTTTGCGGTCGACGGCCTTGGGGTTCACGGTGTTCACCGAGGCTTGGTCCGATTCATCGTCGATGATGAGCGTCGGAACCTCCGCGCACTTCTCCTTGCCGACGGCGCGAAGCTCTTCCTTGAGTGCCTTCAGCCGCTCGCGCTGTTTTTTCACGACCGCAATCCGGGCGCCGGCGTGATCCAGATTTTCGCGGTCATACAGCGGCAGCCTGCGATCGCGCTTCTCGAACTCAAACTCCAACGGGTTCAGGCCGGCATCCCTCTGCCTGAAATCCTCATGGCTGGTAAGCCGGTGAATGTCGACATGCCCGAGCAGGCTCGGCAGCTTCCCGTAGGTGATGAACTTGTCCGGCCAGCCTTCGTCCTCGACGTAGTCGTGCCCGACATCCGGTTCGGATGCGCCGCGTAGGATATTCTCCCGGCCCACTAGCTGCATGTCCAAGCGCCGCTGGGTCTGGTTGCGTAGTAGATTGGTCGTGCCGGACAGGACGATGATGAGGCGGTATCCCGCATCGATCGCCTTGGCGATGACCGCGGTGAAGTTCGTCGTCTTTCCGCTTTGCACGTGCCCGACCACGAGGCCCCGCGCCTGGTAGATGTCGGCGGAAGCTGGGTCGGCGAGGCGTTCGATGACCCGATCGGCGGATGCGTCGACAGAATTGATCCCGTCATTGTCGATTTTGCCCTGCTTGCGCAGGAATTTCCGGAGCCGTTTCCAGTAGAAATTGTGCTTCCGTCGGAAGTCCAAGGTATACCAATCCTGCAAGGCCTTCGGGTCTTCGATCACCGTGGCCTTTGCGCCTTGGTATGGGGGCAGGTGCTTCTCCAGCGCCGCTCGCAGCGGGCCGTCTACGCGCAGGAGATCGTAGACGCGGTTGCGCCGGGCAATCGTGTTCGGCGCGGTAGATCCGGTCCACGCGGCGTTTCCCTCATAGTCCCAGATGCTCAGATGCTCGTTGAGCAACTTGCGGACCTCATCGTTCGGGCCCGCGCCGATGCGTTTCGGCAGCTCGCGCCCGGCGCCGCCGGCGTCCGCCTGCTCTGCATAGAAGTCGATGGCCCTCATCAGCGGGCTCGGTCCGCCGTTCATTCCGGCGAGAGCCTGGGAAATGATAGATTCCAGCTTGTCGCTCATCGTTTTTTCACGGAGCCGAAAAGCGTCCGGTTGAATTGCTTTGTGCCGTGAGCGACTCCGAGACCATCCACGTTGATCGAATATTCGACGTGCTTTATCCGTGCAACCGCCAATTGGCCGAGACTGTCCAAGGTCCCGGGAACGATCGCGGGAAAATCACCGCTTACGGGAATAGCCATCATCGGAGCCCGGAGATGGTAATACGACCGGTAGTGCGGAGCATCTTCGTCCTCCCATCCCTGCTGCCGGATCCGGTCTCGGATCAGCTCTGCCGCGGCGGGTGCGGCGGCCCCCGCCGATGCGAGCACGGAGGCTACCATATCCGGCAGCGAAACTGCGCTGCCGCTGGGCCCCGCCCTAGTGAGCTGGACAGATACGAGATACAGCTCGCGTGAACCCTTGGGGGAAAGCTGGCCGAGGGATCCGATGTGGTGAATCCGCTGTTCCTGCGTGGTCGACTTAACCTCCACATCCGCTTCCGGAAGCACGAAATCGTGCTCCTCCGAATCCGGTCCGAACCAGGAGTCAGCCGCAGCCTGCCAGCCAAGGACACCGGCGGCCCGCTCCAGGAACAGGAGCTCCCCGAGCAGCCCGGTCTGAGCCGTCTCCGGCATAAGAGATCTGCTGCGTATCAGCGCGGCCCATGATTTCAGGGTCTGGGTCACCGCGTCGTCGAGCAGTTGTTTGTTGATTTGCACACGGTCCGCGATTGCGCAGCAGAGACTGTAGAAATCGCGGTAGAGCGCCGGGTTCCCGGTGGAGACTTCCAGTGCGGTTTTCTCCGCGACGCCGATTTCCCGCACGGTGACTTCCGTAAGCCGGTTTGTAACTGTCCCCGTGCTGCGGGCAAAAAAGCGGGCGCCGATACGGCGGCCGCCAGGTTCGGTAAAGAAGTGCACTTCCGGCGGCCCGGCTGAGGACTCGACCGAGGGTTGTTCGCGATTGATGCGCTTCTCGAAAACTTCCCATCGCAGGCGATGCGCACCGACGAGACTGCGGGATGGCTTGCCTACACGCCTGCCCATTGCGCCTCCAGTTTCAAGGCGGCATTCGCGGATGCCTGGATTGCCTCGAGCCGCATTCGTTCCACAGGACCAATGCGCTGCCCGGCGAGCAGGGATTCGAAAACGAAGTAGAGCAACGTCCGCAGCAACGGAAGGTCTGTGCCTCCCCCGTGAGCGCCGCGCAGCAGCATTTTCCGGTAGCGGTCGTTGAGGATTATTTTCCGGTTCTCTTGGTCGATATGGATGAATCCCAAGCCCTTTTTCTTGGACCAGCCGATCGAGCATTTTCGTCCGCGAACAAACCGCACGTCTTGATTTTCGAGAACCTTCTGCACTTCAGCGGGTATGCCGCTGCCGGGCGCGACGAGCGGACGGGGCTTCTGTTCTCCGCGGCGCCGATAGACTTCGTCCGCTGTTTTGAGATAATCCTCGATAGACGAGCCATCGCGGGCGCGCGCATTTTCGATGGCACTCGCAAACGTTGCCGGAACGTCCACCCCTGCCTTGTTGCTTCTCACTTTGAGATACCCGCGCAGCGTGTCCGGAATGTCGACTTCGATCCGGGCAAGGCTCATATGCGGTTCGTTCGTGCCGATCAGACCGCACCAGCCTCCGTCTTGAATGAGCCGGTCGTGGCGGAAGAAATAAAACCCTTGATGGTCCGCCACGCGCCCCCCGCCCAGTTTGTAGCCCTCGTCCTTGGATTTCTTACGCCAGATATGCCCTCGCATTGTAACGTTCCCTACATTTGGAAATCGAACCACGAAGTCTTTTGGAAATCCGCGGGCGCCACTCAGATCCTTCGGCGGAAAGGGGTTCATAGGTAGGACTTGACTCGGAGGGCCTACCTCGCCCGTGTCTGACTCCTCGACCTCAATCTGGATGCGAACCTGTTTCCGCGAGAGAAAACGGTGAAGCTTGAGGCCGAGGTGGTTCTTGATGCGCGTTTTCGCCGACTCCAAGTATTCATCCAACCCCGTGTGAAGCCGATCAAAATCGTAGACATCGTCCCATCTGACGACGGTTCCCTTTCTGATTGCACCTAGTGTGCCCCAGTTGTGTCCGAGGATGGTCTCTGCACTGCGTTTCGTAAGAATATCGAGCTGCCAGTCATGTTTTTTTATGCCGGCCTTCGTCCACCGCCTGCCCACCGCTTCGCCGGCGCGAGCCCGCGAAGCGACGATCAGGCTGTCGGCCTGGCTGAGGGAGGCCGTCTTAAGGCCAACGCCAAACATCCCCAAGTCCCGGCTCTTGTAGGCGCGCCGGGCTGCAAACTGCATAGCCAGCCGAATGCCCGTCGCGGTCATGCCGTCGCCATCGTCGGCGATGCAAAGACTGGTTAGTTTACGTTTGGTCCGAATGAAGCGAATTAGAACATTGCGAGCCCGTGCGTCGATCGAGTTGTCAACGAGATCTGCTATGCTCGCCTCAAGCGGATAATCACGTTCGAGGGCATCAAGAATGTCAGGTGTTGGTCGAACTGTCTCTTGCCCGCTAAATTCAACGCCTTCAAAACTACCGTCTCCTTTCCCCTCACTTGGCGCCGGATTATTCATGATTTTCTTTCGAGTTACTTGAGCGCCAGATCGTTAACTTTAACCTCTTTGATGGCCCACTTGGTCACGAGGAGGCCTTTGGAGGTGCGGGTGCTGACGGGGACAGGCGTGAGGTCGAAGTCCAACTCGCGCACTCTCGCGCCGGAGCGGCCGTCGAGGCTCACGTGGATGGACTTGGGCATGTCTTTTTCCTTCTCGGCGACGTCGAGCCAGATGAGCTTCGAGCCTTCGGTCTTGGCGAGGGGGTAGAGTTTGTCGCGGCTCAGGCCGCCGATCTGGAATTTCTTGGCGTAGCATTTCCCCTCGGGGCCGTCGCGATAGACCATCGTGTAGAAACGCGTGTCGCCGTCCTTGGGCCAGATGGCGACGTGGCGAATATCGCGGCCCATGAAGGTCTTGTCGGCGACCTTCGTGACCTTGAGGGAGGCGTCGCCCATGATCGTGAGGACGCTGTCGAGGATCGTGCACTCGGTGACGAATTCGTGCTGGCGCCAGTTGAGGCCGATGAAGCCGTCCTCGCGGTTGACGTAGAGGCGCTGGTTGGCGGAGACCACGGCCGAGGCGTCGATCTGCTCGATCTCGTCGTAACTGGTCTTCCGTTTGATGCCCTTGCCGTATTTCTCCTGGAGCATCTCGAACCAGGCGACGGCGTATTCCGTGAGCTTCTTCAGGTTGCCCTTCGTCTCCTTGATGCCCTCCTCGATCTTCTTCATGGCCTCGTCGGCCTGGAAGCGGTTGTAGGCGGAGATGCGCTTGATGCGGATCTCGGTGAGGCGGACGATGTCGTCGTCGGTGACCTCGCGCTTGAGCTGTTTGAGGAACGGCTTCAGGCCGCCGCGGATTTCCTCGAGGACGGACTCCCAGGTCTTGGATTTCTCGATGAGGCGGTAGATGCGCTCCTCGATGAAGATGCGCTCGAGGGAATCCCAGTGCCACTGCTGCTCGAGTTCGCCGAGCTTGATTTCGAGCTCGCGCTTGAGGAGCTCCTTGGTGGCGTCGGCGCTGGCCTTGAGGATGTCGCGCACACCGGTGAAGACGGGCTTGTCCTGGCCGGTGGTGGGATCGCGGACGATGACGCAGGCGGCGGGGTTGAGCTGCACCTGGCAGCTGGTGAACACGTAGAGCTGCTGGATGACCTTGTCGGCCTCGGCACCCTGCGGGAGGTGGATGAGGATCTCGACCTTGTCGGCCGTGTTGTCGTCCACGTGCTTGATCTTGATCTTGCCCTTGGCGTTGGCGGCGAGGATGGACTCGATGAGAGACTCGGTGGTGACGCCGAAGGGGAGCTCCGTGACGGCGAGGAGATACTTGGAGCGCTCCTCGATCTTGGCGCGGACCTTCACCTTGCCGCCGCGCTCGCCGTCGTTGTATTCCGTGAAGTCGGCGGTGCCGCCGGTGGGGAAATCGGGGAGAATGCGGAAGGTTTTTCCCTGGAGGTGGTTGATCGCCGCGCGGCAGAGGTCGTTGAAGTTGTGCGGGAGGATCTTGGTGGAGAGGCCGACCGCGATGCCGTCGGCGCCCTCGAGGAGGACGATGGGGAACTTGGCCGGGAGCGTGACGGGCTCCTTGGTGCGGCCGTCGTAGCTGGCCTGCCAGGTGGTGGTCTTCGGGTTGAAGAGGACCTCGCGGGCGAAGGGCGTGAGGCGCGCCTCGATGTAACGCGGCGCGGCCGCGTCGTCGCCGGTGAGGGTGTTGCCGAAGTTGCCCTGCGGCTCGATGAGCCAGCCGCGCTGGGCGATGCTCACGAGGGCGGCGCCGATGGAGGCGTCGCCGTGCGGGTGGAGCTTCATCGTGGCGCCGACGACGTTGGCGACCTTGTGGAAGCGGCCGTCATCCATGTCCCAGAGCGTGTGGAGCACGCGGCGCTGCACGGGCTTCAGGCCGTCGTCAATGTGCGGGACGGCGCGGTCGAGGATGACGTAGGAGGCGTAGTCGAGGAACCAGTTGCGGTAGGCCAGCGCGAGCGGGGCCTGTTCGTCCTGGACCTTCTGGCCCTTCGGCCGCTTCGCGGCCGGAGGAGCCGAAGCGGCATCCTCGGAAACCTGAGAGCTGAGACCTGAAACCTGAAGAGCCGAGGCAGCAGAGGGTTCACCCTTGCCTGAGGCGTCGGAACCTTCAGGTTTCAGGTTTCCGGTTTCAGGTTTCGTGCCCGC
This DNA window, taken from Oleiharenicola lentus, encodes the following:
- a CDS encoding ATP-binding protein, with product MNNPAPSEGKGDGSFEGVEFSGQETVRPTPDILDALERDYPLEASIADLVDNSIDARARNVLIRFIRTKRKLTSLCIADDGDGMTATGIRLAMQFAARRAYKSRDLGMFGVGLKTASLSQADSLIVASRARAGEAVGRRWTKAGIKKHDWQLDILTKRSAETILGHNWGTLGAIRKGTVVRWDDVYDFDRLHTGLDEYLESAKTRIKNHLGLKLHRFLSRKQVRIQIEVEESDTGEVGPPSQVLPMNPFPPKDLSGARGFPKDFVVRFPNVGNVTMRGHIWRKKSKDEGYKLGGGRVADHQGFYFFRHDRLIQDGGWCGLIGTNEPHMSLARIEVDIPDTLRGYLKVRSNKAGVDVPATFASAIENARARDGSSIEDYLKTADEVYRRRGEQKPRPLVAPGSGIPAEVQKVLENQDVRFVRGRKCSIGWSKKKGLGFIHIDQENRKIILNDRYRKMLLRGAHGGGTDLPLLRTLLYFVFESLLAGQRIGPVERMRLEAIQASANAALKLEAQWAGV
- a CDS encoding Z1 domain-containing protein, coding for MSDKLESIISQALAGMNGGPSPLMRAIDFYAEQADAGGAGRELPKRIGAGPNDEVRKLLNEHLSIWDYEGNAAWTGSTAPNTIARRNRVYDLLRVDGPLRAALEKHLPPYQGAKATVIEDPKALQDWYTLDFRRKHNFYWKRLRKFLRKQGKIDNDGINSVDASADRVIERLADPASADIYQARGLVVGHVQSGKTTNFTAVIAKAIDAGYRLIIVLSGTTNLLRNQTQRRLDMQLVGRENILRGASEPDVGHDYVEDEGWPDKFITYGKLPSLLGHVDIHRLTSHEDFRQRDAGLNPLEFEFEKRDRRLPLYDRENLDHAGARIAVVKKQRERLKALKEELRAVGKEKCAEVPTLIIDDESDQASVNTVNPKAVDRKRSAINEDIVAILKLLPRANYLGYTATPFANVFINPKDSQDIYPRSFIISLPRPGGYMGAQEFIDFEPVEPGHLSNEKAYIRDIPTREAPGDDRLLEALDLFVLTGAIKKFREEKDGLEFKHHTMLVHHSVSKDDHKLLVRRIEALWRKAGYDSPSSYAPRLQKLLDDDIRPVWKDRGQLHGLRMPKNLSELRPYLGAALDEIRKGKSPVLMVNSAEGAEVPDFDARGGVWKIIVGGTKLSRGYTIEGLTVSYFRRRSKMQDTLMQMGRWFGYRPGFSDLVRLFIGRSEPVSKTGNATIDLYRAFELMCRDEEDFRAQLAMYEGKGGITPLEVPALVFNSHPRLRPTSRAKMYYARITWAAFDYREPTSQAAASSGRKTNERLFSKFISKLRIAEVEVSASGSRSPGIKYKWALASHAEVVSLLSGTKWDRTDNPIAAEIEFLSRNLAPVDSWLFLAPQISGDARPWNVGPESFECISRTRLETASRFGVYSSPKHLAFAKWLVGGAEGNFESSLKPRKRTGVLLFYPTRELLASGKPRENLPVMGFGIVIPRPDGPGQRIAFSV
- a CDS encoding DNA gyrase/topoisomerase IV subunit A, with protein sequence MAKKKPSKKSDQPELPLDAAVPEAGTKPETGNLKPEGSDASGKGEPSAASALQVSGLSSQVSEDAASAPPAAKRPKGQKVQDEQAPLALAYRNWFLDYASYVILDRAVPHIDDGLKPVQRRVLHTLWDMDDGRFHKVANVVGATMKLHPHGDASIGAALVSIAQRGWLIEPQGNFGNTLTGDDAAAPRYIEARLTPFAREVLFNPKTTTWQASYDGRTKEPVTLPAKFPIVLLEGADGIAVGLSTKILPHNFNDLCRAAINHLQGKTFRILPDFPTGGTADFTEYNDGERGGKVKVRAKIEERSKYLLAVTELPFGVTTESLIESILAANAKGKIKIKHVDDNTADKVEILIHLPQGAEADKVIQQLYVFTSCQVQLNPAACVIVRDPTTGQDKPVFTGVRDILKASADATKELLKRELEIKLGELEQQWHWDSLERIFIEERIYRLIEKSKTWESVLEEIRGGLKPFLKQLKREVTDDDIVRLTEIRIKRISAYNRFQADEAMKKIEEGIKETKGNLKKLTEYAVAWFEMLQEKYGKGIKRKTSYDEIEQIDASAVVSANQRLYVNREDGFIGLNWRQHEFVTECTILDSVLTIMGDASLKVTKVADKTFMGRDIRHVAIWPKDGDTRFYTMVYRDGPEGKCYAKKFQIGGLSRDKLYPLAKTEGSKLIWLDVAEKEKDMPKSIHVSLDGRSGARVRELDFDLTPVPVSTRTSKGLLVTKWAIKEVKVNDLALK
- the dcm gene encoding DNA (cytosine-5-)-methyltransferase — encoded protein: MKEEQGAYSVNGSTPHHPLRFIDLFCGIGGFRYAFESVGAKCVFSSDWDKYSQITYEANFGHKPVGDIHSVAVADIPEHDILCGGFPCQPFSLAGVSKKNSLGRKHGFDDEKQGNLFFSIADILDYHKPEAFVLENVKNLKSHDGGRTFKVIHETLTEALGYQVYYKVIDAIGLVPQHRERIFLVGFKTPRYFEFPKFPAKGPKLASILDKEVDPKYTLTPKLWEYLQNYAKKHAAAGNGFGFGKVDGTMTARTLSARYHKDGSEILIDQGSGRIPRRLTPRECARLMGYPESHKIPVSDTQAYRQFGNSVVMPVVAKIAQEVVAALSRPVGFTPELHLTSAESKISIALPAHSKNVVYKQKLKRTN
- a CDS encoding PD-(D/E)XK motif protein, translated to MGRRVGKPSRSLVGAHRLRWEVFEKRINREQPSVESSAGPPEVHFFTEPGGRRIGARFFARSTGTVTNRLTEVTVREIGVAEKTALEVSTGNPALYRDFYSLCCAIADRVQINKQLLDDAVTQTLKSWAALIRSRSLMPETAQTGLLGELLFLERAAGVLGWQAAADSWFGPDSEEHDFVLPEADVEVKSTTQEQRIHHIGSLGQLSPKGSRELYLVSVQLTRAGPSGSAVSLPDMVASVLASAGAAAPAAAELIRDRIRQQGWEDEDAPHYRSYYHLRAPMMAIPVSGDFPAIVPGTLDSLGQLAVARIKHVEYSINVDGLGVAHGTKQFNRTLFGSVKKR